In a single window of the Niabella ginsenosidivorans genome:
- a CDS encoding glutamine amidotransferase-related protein has protein sequence MVNSKECVRFAILDMNEGHSNQGMRCIKDIVHRWANEKRVELIYDVFEVRLKNELPDMTYDIYISSGGPGDPLSSRFDDWDIQWNKWLNETLRWNENPGNDRKKFVFFICHSFQLASRYFNAGLICKRKSTSFGVFPVHLLPEGRVNVIFKDLNDPFYAVDSRDFQLIQPNLDLLGEIGAYITCIEKERPHVPYERAVMGISFNPYMFGTQFHPEADAEGMLKHFQSEEKRKTVIDNHGAAKLNSMIDQLKDPDKIMWTNQHLLPNFLNEAHEHIMEVNAVA, from the coding sequence ATGGTAAATTCGAAAGAGTGTGTTCGTTTTGCTATATTGGATATGAATGAAGGGCATTCCAACCAGGGCATGCGCTGTATAAAAGATATCGTGCACAGATGGGCAAACGAAAAACGGGTTGAATTGATTTATGATGTCTTTGAAGTTCGTTTAAAAAATGAGCTGCCGGACATGACCTACGACATTTACATTTCAAGCGGAGGACCCGGGGACCCATTGAGCAGCCGCTTTGACGACTGGGATATTCAATGGAACAAATGGTTGAATGAAACCCTTCGCTGGAATGAGAACCCGGGCAATGACCGGAAAAAATTCGTTTTCTTTATCTGTCATTCCTTCCAGTTGGCCAGCCGTTATTTTAATGCGGGGCTGATCTGCAAACGCAAATCGACCTCCTTTGGGGTTTTTCCTGTTCACCTGCTGCCGGAAGGAAGGGTGAATGTGATTTTCAAAGATCTGAATGATCCTTTCTATGCAGTTGACAGCAGGGATTTTCAGCTGATACAGCCCAATCTTGACCTGCTAGGTGAAATAGGAGCCTATATTACCTGTATTGAAAAAGAGCGGCCGCATGTTCCGTATGAACGGGCTGTAATGGGCATTTCTTTTAACCCGTATATGTTTGGCACACAGTTTCACCCTGAAGCGGATGCAGAAGGGATGCTGAAGCATTTCCAGTCGGAAGAAAAAAGAAAAACGGTCATCGACAACCATGGTGCGGCTAAGCTGAACAGTATGATCGATCAGCTAAAAGATCCTGATAAAATCATGTGGACGAACCAGCATCTGCTTCCCAATTTTCTTAATGAGGCCCATGAACATATAATGGAAGTAAATGCTGTGGCCTGA
- a CDS encoding Gfo/Idh/MocA family protein, with product MNQKKNYSRRKFIRNTALAGSAFFIVPRHVLGRGYVAPSDKLLVAGVGAGGKGGDDIRHFAKSGNAEIAFLVDVDDRQAAQNRKLFPKAKYYNDWRELLDKESKHFDAVSVGTPDHTHAIVAFHAMQLNKHVYVQKPLTHDIWESRMLGEAAKRYKVVTQMGDQGSSNDGVRDLREWYEAGLIGEIESVYCWTNRPVWPQGIAWPNEKPSVPEGLNWDLWLGTAPYREYEGNVVPFNWRGWWDYGTGALGDMACHIVGPVFKVLGLGFPTEVTCSTSTIYTGNFQQGYFPDSPPVSSSVHFKYKSKNGKDIKLHWMDGGIQPERPDELGPNEIMGGHGDKGNGVLFVGTKGKMMCGVYGLDPTLLPTSKTKDIKVPKKYPRIPGGAEGHYKQWVDACIAGYEKGHKMVDSPFIGYAVPLTESILMGNLAIRSFNYKDAEGKFPGRGITLTWDGPNMKVTNFEPANQYVKRTYRDGWPDLKF from the coding sequence ATGAATCAAAAAAAGAATTATTCAAGAAGAAAATTTATAAGAAACACAGCGCTTGCAGGAAGCGCTTTCTTTATTGTTCCCCGTCATGTTCTGGGGCGCGGTTATGTAGCACCAAGTGATAAGCTGCTGGTGGCAGGTGTGGGCGCCGGCGGAAAAGGCGGTGACGACATTCGTCATTTTGCAAAGAGCGGAAATGCTGAAATAGCATTTCTGGTGGATGTGGATGACCGGCAGGCAGCGCAAAACCGTAAACTGTTTCCCAAAGCCAAATACTATAACGACTGGCGGGAGCTCCTTGATAAGGAAAGTAAGCATTTTGATGCAGTAAGCGTAGGAACCCCGGATCATACACATGCCATTGTTGCGTTTCATGCCATGCAACTGAATAAGCATGTGTATGTGCAAAAACCGCTGACACATGATATATGGGAATCGAGAATGCTGGGAGAAGCGGCAAAGCGCTATAAGGTAGTAACGCAAATGGGCGACCAGGGTTCTTCTAATGACGGGGTGCGCGATTTGCGGGAATGGTATGAAGCAGGGCTGATTGGCGAAATAGAATCTGTTTATTGCTGGACCAACCGGCCGGTATGGCCCCAGGGTATTGCATGGCCCAACGAGAAGCCGTCTGTTCCGGAGGGATTGAACTGGGATCTCTGGCTGGGCACGGCTCCTTACCGGGAATATGAAGGTAACGTGGTTCCGTTTAACTGGCGGGGCTGGTGGGATTATGGTACCGGCGCTTTGGGCGATATGGCCTGTCATATTGTAGGCCCGGTATTTAAGGTATTAGGGCTGGGCTTTCCTACCGAAGTAACCTGCAGCACCAGCACCATTTATACAGGTAATTTCCAGCAGGGATACTTCCCGGACAGTCCGCCTGTATCTTCTTCTGTTCATTTTAAATACAAAAGCAAAAACGGAAAAGATATAAAATTGCACTGGATGGATGGTGGCATTCAGCCGGAGCGCCCGGATGAATTAGGCCCTAATGAAATCATGGGCGGCCATGGCGATAAAGGCAATGGTGTGCTTTTTGTTGGTACCAAAGGAAAAATGATGTGCGGTGTATACGGATTGGACCCTACATTACTGCCTACTTCCAAAACAAAGGATATTAAAGTGCCCAAAAAATATCCGCGCATACCGGGTGGCGCTGAAGGGCACTATAAACAATGGGTAGACGCCTGCATTGCCGGTTATGAAAAAGGGCATAAAATGGTGGATTCTCCGTTTATAGGATATGCTGTACCGTTAACAGAAAGCATCCTTATGGGTAACCTGGCTATCCGCAGCTTTAATTATAAGGATGCGGAAGGCAAATTTCCCGGCCGCGGCATTACCTTAACATGGGATGGGCCAAATATGAAGGTAACCAACTTTGAGCCTGCGAATCAATATGTAAAACGTACTTACCGTGATGGCTGGCCGGATCTGAAGTTTTGA
- a CDS encoding Gfo/Idh/MocA family protein — translation MKDKNDHSRRKFIKNSALAGTAFFIVPRHVLGKGFIAPSDKLNIAGIGAGGKGEGDLASFAKSPKVNIVALCDVDDRAAANSRKRFPKASYYKDFREMLQKEAKNIDACSISTPDHTHAVATLAAMQLGKHVYTQKPLTHDIYEARILAQAAKKYKVITQMGNQGGSGDGVRRMKELYDAGLIGDIIEAQAWTNRPIWPQGVPKPKGNFEVPKELDWDLWLGTAPKDDYNPAYVPFNWRGWWNYGTGALGDMACHIMDPIFRILPISYPSSAECSIANQWTGMNQEANNIDSCPVASIIHLEYPRKDKKGTLKVSWYDGGLLPKRPDELLPEEEFGNWDGGVLFIGTKGKLLADCYGANPRLLPLSKNESAKAVKETIARVPGGEDGHYLQWVNACIDGYGKGVTSSPFEYAGPFTESILMGNLAIRSALYMDPSISGWGKSKFTGRKKLLWDAQNMKITNFDEANRFVKRDYREGWSLTL, via the coding sequence ATGAAGGATAAGAATGATCATTCAAGGAGAAAGTTTATCAAAAACTCAGCCCTTGCAGGAACTGCTTTTTTTATTGTACCCAGGCATGTTTTAGGAAAAGGGTTTATAGCTCCGTCTGATAAGCTGAATATTGCAGGTATCGGGGCCGGAGGTAAAGGAGAAGGGGATCTGGCATCATTTGCTAAAAGCCCGAAAGTGAATATAGTAGCGCTGTGCGATGTGGATGACCGTGCTGCTGCAAATTCAAGAAAAAGGTTCCCTAAAGCCAGCTATTACAAAGATTTCAGGGAAATGCTGCAAAAGGAGGCAAAGAACATTGATGCCTGTAGTATCAGTACGCCGGATCATACGCACGCTGTTGCTACGTTAGCAGCAATGCAACTGGGAAAACATGTATACACTCAAAAACCGCTGACACATGATATTTATGAAGCGCGTATTCTGGCACAGGCTGCAAAGAAATATAAAGTGATCACCCAGATGGGAAACCAGGGCGGATCGGGCGATGGGGTACGCCGGATGAAAGAATTGTATGATGCGGGCCTGATTGGCGATATTATTGAAGCACAGGCATGGACCAATCGCCCTATATGGCCACAGGGAGTGCCTAAGCCAAAAGGGAATTTCGAAGTGCCCAAAGAACTGGATTGGGATCTGTGGCTGGGCACGGCGCCCAAAGATGATTATAACCCTGCTTATGTTCCCTTTAACTGGCGGGGCTGGTGGAACTACGGTACCGGTGCGCTGGGCGATATGGCCTGCCATATTATGGATCCTATTTTCAGGATCCTGCCTATAAGTTATCCCTCTTCAGCAGAATGCAGTATTGCCAATCAATGGACGGGGATGAACCAGGAAGCCAATAATATTGATAGTTGCCCGGTAGCGTCTATTATTCACCTGGAGTATCCCAGGAAAGACAAAAAAGGCACACTGAAAGTATCCTGGTATGATGGAGGTTTGCTGCCGAAACGTCCTGATGAGTTGTTGCCTGAAGAAGAGTTTGGCAACTGGGATGGCGGCGTTTTATTCATTGGTACAAAAGGCAAATTGCTTGCAGACTGTTATGGAGCTAACCCCAGGCTGCTGCCACTTTCAAAAAATGAAAGCGCAAAAGCCGTAAAAGAAACAATTGCCCGGGTACCGGGCGGTGAGGACGGGCACTATCTGCAATGGGTAAATGCCTGCATTGATGGTTACGGGAAAGGAGTCACCAGCTCTCCGTTTGAATATGCCGGGCCTTTTACGGAAAGCATTCTTATGGGCAACCTGGCCATCCGGAGCGCGTTGTATATGGATCCCAGTATATCCGGCTGGGGCAAAAGTAAATTTACAGGCCGCAAAAAGCTCCTGTGGGATGCACAGAACATGAAGATCACCAACTTTGATGAGGCCAACCGCTTTGTGAAACGGGATTACCGTGAAGGATGGAGCCTGACCTTATAG
- a CDS encoding DUF4230 domain-containing protein: MQKGCLPFIIVLCAVAIGVLAYLLGKKNGTKTIENIALNAAFVKEVSELASLEVQGTANIKTTNITNDGTMTDAFKKMFMERTVNISIPYIAKYGVSLEKQQVNIEEKNKVVHIVIPAPQLLSYELRMDRADAMTRRGMLESPDETYYATVQKKLYAESRKQMEGNPVYMQQSKDKIRKILEQYYAPMNFKVEVLFKDELKSRVVDQHY; encoded by the coding sequence ATGCAGAAAGGCTGTTTACCGTTTATCATAGTGCTTTGTGCGGTTGCCATAGGGGTGCTGGCGTATTTGCTGGGAAAAAAGAATGGCACCAAAACGATTGAAAATATTGCGCTGAATGCGGCCTTTGTTAAGGAGGTTTCCGAGCTGGCTTCGCTGGAAGTGCAGGGCACTGCCAATATTAAGACCACGAATATTACCAACGATGGCACTATGACAGATGCTTTCAAAAAAATGTTTATGGAGCGCACCGTCAATATTTCAATCCCTTATATAGCTAAATACGGAGTGAGCCTGGAAAAACAGCAAGTGAATATAGAAGAAAAAAATAAAGTGGTGCACATTGTTATCCCTGCTCCGCAACTGCTCAGCTACGAGCTGCGAATGGACCGGGCAGATGCGATGACGCGCAGGGGTATGCTGGAATCGCCGGATGAAACTTATTATGCCACGGTTCAGAAAAAGCTGTACGCTGAGTCCCGGAAACAGATGGAGGGCAATCCGGTATATATGCAACAATCAAAAGATAAGATCCGTAAGATCTTGGAACAATATTATGCGCCCATGAACTTTAAGGTGGAAGTTCTTTTTAAGGATGAATTAAAAAGCCGGGTCGTTGATCAGCATTATTAG
- a CDS encoding GMC family oxidoreductase N-terminal domain-containing protein → MEELQIKKQAKKYDVVIVGSGAGGGMAAYVLSKAGLNVCMLEAGPMYNPQKEVFQLKRPWESPRRGRATKYRPFGDFDACYGGWNIEGEPYTKEKGTEWEWFRARMLGGRTNHWGRISLRFGPRDFKGYSYDGVGTDWPIGYDDIKPYYDKVDQLIGVFGSVENLPNEPDGIFLPPPKPRLHELFIKKGAQKSGVPVIPSRLSILTKKLNDERGSCFFCSQCGRNCSMAKADFSSSNVLIYPALKTGKLEVIANAMAREVLTNTDGMAKGVSYVNKEDMLEYQVEGRVVILAASACETARLLLNSKSQRHPNGLANSSNVVGKYLQDSTGAAMGGIFRNFLDEKDIMKMA, encoded by the coding sequence ATGGAAGAATTGCAGATCAAAAAACAAGCTAAAAAATATGATGTAGTAATTGTTGGTTCCGGTGCAGGCGGTGGCATGGCGGCATACGTATTATCCAAAGCAGGCTTAAATGTCTGCATGCTGGAAGCGGGCCCCATGTACAATCCGCAGAAAGAAGTTTTCCAGCTAAAAAGACCCTGGGAGTCGCCCCGCAGAGGCCGCGCTACCAAATACCGCCCTTTTGGCGATTTTGATGCCTGTTATGGGGGATGGAATATTGAAGGAGAGCCTTACACCAAAGAGAAAGGCACTGAATGGGAATGGTTCCGGGCGCGCATGCTGGGTGGCAGAACCAATCATTGGGGCCGTATTTCACTGCGTTTCGGGCCAAGGGATTTTAAAGGCTACAGTTATGATGGTGTGGGTACCGACTGGCCCATTGGTTATGATGATATAAAACCCTACTACGACAAAGTAGACCAGTTGATCGGGGTGTTCGGGAGCGTGGAGAACCTGCCAAATGAACCGGACGGTATTTTTTTACCACCGCCCAAACCACGGCTGCATGAGCTTTTTATAAAAAAAGGCGCCCAGAAATCGGGCGTGCCGGTGATCCCTTCCCGGCTTTCTATCCTTACCAAAAAATTAAATGATGAAAGAGGCTCCTGTTTCTTTTGTTCACAGTGCGGCAGGAACTGTAGCATGGCCAAAGCTGATTTTTCCTCTTCAAACGTATTGATATACCCGGCATTAAAAACAGGTAAACTGGAAGTAATCGCCAATGCCATGGCACGCGAAGTGCTTACGAATACGGACGGAATGGCAAAGGGAGTATCCTATGTGAATAAAGAAGACATGCTGGAGTACCAGGTAGAAGGGCGCGTGGTGATACTGGCTGCCAGCGCCTGCGAAACAGCCCGGCTTTTACTGAACTCAAAATCCCAGCGACATCCAAACGGATTGGCAAACAGCAGCAATGTGGTGGGCAAATACCTTCAGGATAGTACAGGCGCTGCCATGGGGGGTATATTCCGGAACTTTTTGGACGAAAAAGATATAATGAAGATGGCGTAG
- a CDS encoding GMC family oxidoreductase, with translation MGGFGQPAYGFGMGLESLNGKYPVNGKKKEAGGYGKSFKEDQRYFYGASVGMAGRGEAIAFEHNRCEIDPNVVDKYGIPVLKFNVTLSDYEIKQAKHMKETFKEIMHNMGAVITYGDDGPENNYGIDKPGYIIHEAGTARMGDDPKSSVLNKWSQAHDCKNLFCVDGSQFTSQANKNITWTILALSMRASEFIIDEMKKQNL, from the coding sequence TTGGGGGGCTTTGGTCAGCCGGCCTATGGGTTTGGAATGGGGCTGGAATCATTAAATGGTAAATACCCCGTAAACGGTAAAAAGAAAGAGGCCGGTGGTTATGGAAAATCCTTCAAGGAAGACCAGCGCTATTTCTATGGTGCTTCCGTAGGTATGGCCGGCCGCGGAGAAGCTATTGCGTTTGAGCATAACCGCTGTGAAATTGATCCCAATGTAGTAGACAAATACGGCATTCCTGTTTTAAAGTTTAATGTTACATTAAGCGATTATGAAATAAAACAGGCCAAGCATATGAAGGAAACCTTTAAAGAGATCATGCACAATATGGGCGCGGTGATCACTTATGGTGATGACGGTCCTGAAAACAACTATGGTATTGACAAACCAGGATATATTATTCATGAAGCCGGTACTGCACGTATGGGCGATGATCCTAAATCCTCGGTACTGAATAAGTGGAGCCAGGCACATGATTGTAAAAACCTGTTTTGTGTAGACGGCAGCCAGTTTACATCACAGGCTAATAAAAACATTACCTGGACCATTCTGGCCTTAAGTATGCGTGCAAGCGAGTTTATTATTGATGAAATGAAAAAACAGAATTTATAG